The genomic region CCGCACCTATCAGGAGAGTAATAACAAAGAAGAGCTTTACCTGTACAATGGGCTCCATCACTGGATTCTTGATAGGAATAAGCCAATCGGGAATGTGCATCTGTACTGATTCGCTGACAAGTTCGCGAGCATACAAACTGAAGCCGAAGAATTCACCAAATAACGTACCTGCCACCATTGAACAAAGCCCGCATAATAGTATGATGATGCCCATATCCCGCATCTCTTTACTCAACCCTGTAAAACGTGTTAAAGCAAGACCCAGTAGCATCAGTATAAACCCATGACCAATATCAGGGAACATAAGCCCAAAGAGTATGGGGAAGATGATAGCAGTGATCAATGTAGGGTCTATATCACGATATAATGGATGTCCATACATCTTGATAACAGATTCAAAAGGCTTTAAGAGCTTCGGATTCCGCAATAAGGAGGGCACCCGCGCATCTTCGCGCTCGGGCTTCTTCGCCTCTACTATGGAGAGCCCTCCCGTCTCTTCCCTTATGCCTGCTGTTACTTCCTCCACTTTGTCCTCGGGTGTCCATCCCATAATCACCCGCACACGCTCACTCTGTCCGAAGAGCGCCTTTACCTTCGCTTTGTTCTCCTCCATCTGTAAGGTCTCACGCATTGCAGTCAGCTCAGAGAGTTTTGTCTCCCTTATTTCCTCTACCTCACGCTCTTTAAGCTCTATCTCCTGCCTCAATCTTTTTATCTTCGCACTTGCCTCTTCTATTGCCTCTGCAGCTTCATAGCTGGAAATATCCGCTGGCGGACTCCACAAATCGAAGTCCATGCGTGTAAGCACTTTCTCCACTGCATCCCTATCGTGCTTCATAGCTACAACGATAGAAAAAGACTTAGACTTAGACTTATCTCTGGTATCATTACCATTATCATGCTCAAGCTCATGTGTGATGACAAAATGGAGCTCCCCAACTATGTCATCAAGAGCTTTATCCAGCTCATCTATGTTTGCTGTGGGCACTCTGCCAGCGAAGACAGATATAAAATATTTATCACCTATAAAGCCCGGTTCAACCCCAAAACCCACTAACTCCTTTAGTACTGCCAGTAAATCCTCCGTATCCTTCAGCTCTTCTCTCAATCTCGCAGTCTCATCCGTCAATCTGATTACAATCTTCTCCAACTCACTGAACTTCTCTTCTATCTCCGCCAGACTTCTCTCCTCTCCTGGTGTCACCGTTACCACTGCCGTCTCTTCCTCTTCTCGTGCTTTAAAGAGCCTATCCTTCAGGCTCTTCTTTTTCTTTGCCTTTGCACCCTCCTCTGGCGGTTGCAATAGTGAGAGCAGGTTATCAATACGCGTCAGGAGTTCGGATATCTTCATCAATACCGAATCTGCTTTTGCTGGCTCTATAAGCCCAACCCAGTCATCCATAAACTCCTCTATATCCGTAAGGTGAACGGAGCCAAGAGCGTCTATTCTCTTGATTACATTATCTAAATGCTCATCCAGGGTGATTATACGCAGTTCCCGCATCTCCACCGGTCTCAGCATGGCTTACCTTATCCTTATCCCTGAAATATGAAGAATATACTGGATTCCAATCTCTTTTTATATATTAAAAAACTTTCTATTTTTCCATTTTATATGGTGCACAAAGTATAATATTTCTTTGGTAAAGCTTTCTTTTTGAAAGAAAGATTTTTTATCGCTTGTCCCCACATTTCATTACCATATTAAAATAGGTAATAGTAATATCTCTAAATAGGCATGATAGATATAGAAAGGATGGGATTAGTGACAAATGGAAGAGAAGAAGGATTTTGGGGATTTGGTGCGTGAAGTGATAGATAAGGGCAAGTGTACGCTCTGTGGTGGCTGTGTGGCGACTTGCAGGCTTCTGGACTACGGATATCTCAATGTGGACTTCTCGGAAGAGCGCCCTGTGATAAGCGAAGGGCAGCAGTGTCCTCCAGATTGTGGATACTGCTATTATCAGTGCCCGAGGGTGGAGAAGCCTGAATTGAAGCAAGGATTGGAAGAGATATATGAGGTTGTCACAAAAGATGAGGAGATAAAAGCGGTCTGTCAGGATGGTGGGGCAGTTACTTCACTACTCGCTTACGCCTTAGATGAGGGTATAGTGGAGGGTTGTATAACCGTTGCGCTGGCCGATAAAGACTGGAAACCCGAAGTACGTGTTGCAATGGATAGATCGAGCCTGATAAAGACAGCAGGCACTAAATATACACCTGCGGCAACGCTCACCGGCGTTGCTGATGCCATTCTAAACTATGATCTCTGGAGTGTTGCACTGGTAGGTACGCCATGTCAGATGTCCTCATACGAGCGGATGCTTACTGTTGGACGCGATACCCATAATGCGCATAACTTCTCATCCCACATCAGATTGCGAATAGGTCTCTTCTGTTTGGGCTCTTACACTTATGAGAAGCTGATAACAGACTTTCTCGCTGCCAAGCATGGTATAAACATAAATGAGATAACGAAGATGCAGATAAGCGAGAATGTTCTGCATGTGTATGCGGGTGCAGAGGCAGAGGAGCTCTTAAGTGCTGAACTTTCTGAAATAGAGGATTATAAGCGTGCTGGATGCAGGGTTTGCGAAGATTTCGCTGCTCTGTTCTCAGATATAAGTGTGGGAAATAACGGCACGCCTGAAGGCAGGTCATCGGTTATCGTTCGTACCGATTTCGGTAAGGATGTCTTCGAGGGTGCGCTGGAGCGCGGGTATATAGAAGCGAAGCCAATAGAACCCTCTGGTGCCGAACTGATACACAGGTTGATGAAGCAGAAGAAAGAGGCGGGCATTGCAGAGAAGGAACGCAGGAAGAGAGGGCAGAAGTAAAAACTAAAATATATTGGGCTAATTCTGCTTATTTTCACTTGCCTTAGAAATAAACGCTTTTGTTAATTCCATGATGGAGCCACGTGTGAGGAAATTATATGAAGCGATCTTCGCGCTCGAAGACCTGCGTGAGATATTCCGAGAGGCAGTGCCGGGAAGAGCGAATGAGGACGAAATAGCAGCAGGAGTGGCACGTGTTGAACGAATCCTGAGGGATTTTAAGGAATGCAAGAACAGTTCACTCAAGTACATCACCAACCACATCGAGCTGAGGACACGCGAGGAAGAATACATAAATATCAATCCGATACAGCCTGGAGGACGACTGACGCCAGAAGCGCGTAAAGCGCTAATTGCTTATGGCGATGGATATTCCGTCTGTGATTGGTGCCGTGACCAGAGGCTTGATAGGATAAGGAGACCGCCAGTGGATGAATTCCATGCAGAACTAGCGGAATTTGTGGGTATGGATGAAGTGAGGGTGGTACCAGGAGCGAGAAGGGGCTTTCAGGCTGTTACATCATCACTACTCGATAAGGGGGACATCGTTCTCCTCTCTGACCTGGGGCATTATACCGAGTACTTAGCTGTTGAGATTGCTGGCGGTGTGATCAGGGAAATACCATCAGGCGAGGCAAATATAATCTATGGTGATGCCGTTGCAGATACAATAGAGCAGGTGCGAATTACAACCGGAAAGAAGCCGAAACTGATCATCATTGAGCATTTCGATTACAGCTTCGGGAACGAGCATGATGTGCGGGGCGTGGGGAAGGTAGCGAAGGAGTACGAAATCCCTTTTCTTTACAATGGCGCATATTCTGTGGGTATGATGCCCGTGAATGGCAAAGAGATAGGTGCAGATTTCGTCGTTGGCTCTGGACACAAGGGTATGGCGGCAGTTGCTCCTTCCGGGCTCCTCGCAACGACCGAAGAGTGGGCACCCCATGTCTTCCGAACTTCCCGTATCTCTGGTGACATCACGGGTAAGCGATTTGAGAATAAGGAGTCTGAACTGCTGGGTTGTACTCTCATGGGCGGGACTCTACTCTCAATGATGGCTTCATTCCCACGCGTTAAGGAGCGCGTGAAGCACTGGCAGGAAGAAGTGAAGAAGTCGAATTATTTCATTCGCGAGTTCCTGCGTATAGAGGGTAACAAAGTAGTGAGTGAATACCCGCGTAAACATACATTATCCAGAGTTGATACGCGTAATAGCTTCGATAAGGTTGCACGTACGCATAAGCGTCGTGGATTCTTCCTCAGTGACGAACTGAAAAGGAGGGGTATAATAG from Methanophagales archaeon harbors:
- the pscS gene encoding O-phospho-L-seryl-tRNA:Cys-tRNA synthase codes for the protein MMEPRVRKLYEAIFALEDLREIFREAVPGRANEDEIAAGVARVERILRDFKECKNSSLKYITNHIELRTREEEYININPIQPGGRLTPEARKALIAYGDGYSVCDWCRDQRLDRIRRPPVDEFHAELAEFVGMDEVRVVPGARRGFQAVTSSLLDKGDIVLLSDLGHYTEYLAVEIAGGVIREIPSGEANIIYGDAVADTIEQVRITTGKKPKLIIIEHFDYSFGNEHDVRGVGKVAKEYEIPFLYNGAYSVGMMPVNGKEIGADFVVGSGHKGMAAVAPSGLLATTEEWAPHVFRTSRISGDITGKRFENKESELLGCTLMGGTLLSMMASFPRVKERVKHWQEEVKKSNYFIREFLRIEGNKVVSEYPRKHTLSRVDTRNSFDKVARTHKRRGFFLSDELKRRGIIGEFAGSTRVWKLNTYGLSWDRIRYLADAFLDIAKRYKLPVT
- a CDS encoding Coenzyme F420 hydrogenase/dehydrogenase, beta subunit C-terminal domain, yielding MEEKKDFGDLVREVIDKGKCTLCGGCVATCRLLDYGYLNVDFSEERPVISEGQQCPPDCGYCYYQCPRVEKPELKQGLEEIYEVVTKDEEIKAVCQDGGAVTSLLAYALDEGIVEGCITVALADKDWKPEVRVAMDRSSLIKTAGTKYTPAATLTGVADAILNYDLWSVALVGTPCQMSSYERMLTVGRDTHNAHNFSSHIRLRIGLFCLGSYTYEKLITDFLAAKHGININEITKMQISENVLHVYAGAEAEELLSAELSEIEDYKRAGCRVCEDFAALFSDISVGNNGTPEGRSSVIVRTDFGKDVFEGALERGYIEAKPIEPSGAELIHRLMKQKKEAGIAEKERRKRGQK